One uncultured Jannaschia sp. DNA segment encodes these proteins:
- the mnmA gene encoding tRNA 2-thiouridine(34) synthase MnmA gives MPLDAALNSLGIAKAPADTRVVVAMSGGVDSSVVAAQLAEEGYDVVGVTLQLYDHGAALAKQGACCAGRDIHDARRVAETMGFPHYVLDYENTFREAVIDEFADAYLGGATPVPCIRCNERVKFRDLLETAKDLDADCMATGHYIQRHAGPNGAELHRAADPVRDQSYFLFSTTQEQLDYLRFPLGHLPDKAATRALAQRYGLPVADKPDSQDICFVPDGDYAAVIEKLRPGSAEPGAIVDMAGTELGRHDGVIRYTIGQRKGLGLGGLAEPLYVVRLDPETRQVVVGPKSALATRLVPLREINWLGDAPFESRAEWHVGVKVRSTKPPVEAVLRPLGPDRAEVELFAPEQGVSPGQACVFYDLDGPRIFGGGWIWRGY, from the coding sequence ATGCCCCTCGACGCCGCACTCAATTCCCTCGGGATCGCCAAGGCACCCGCCGACACCCGCGTGGTCGTCGCCATGTCCGGCGGCGTCGACAGCTCGGTCGTGGCCGCGCAACTGGCCGAGGAAGGCTACGACGTCGTGGGCGTGACGCTGCAGCTCTACGACCATGGCGCGGCGCTGGCCAAACAGGGGGCTTGCTGTGCGGGGCGCGACATCCATGACGCGCGCCGCGTCGCGGAAACCATGGGGTTTCCGCACTACGTGCTCGATTACGAGAACACGTTCCGTGAAGCCGTGATCGACGAGTTCGCCGACGCCTATCTCGGCGGCGCGACCCCCGTACCGTGCATCCGCTGCAACGAGAGGGTGAAATTCCGCGACCTCCTCGAGACAGCCAAGGATCTCGATGCCGACTGCATGGCCACGGGTCACTATATTCAACGCCACGCAGGTCCCAACGGCGCGGAATTGCACCGCGCCGCCGATCCGGTGCGCGATCAGTCGTATTTTCTCTTTTCGACGACGCAGGAGCAGCTCGACTACCTGCGCTTCCCGCTCGGCCACCTGCCCGACAAGGCGGCGACCCGCGCGCTGGCGCAGCGGTACGGCCTGCCCGTCGCCGACAAGCCCGACAGCCAGGATATCTGCTTCGTGCCCGATGGCGACTACGCCGCAGTGATCGAGAAGCTGCGGCCCGGCAGTGCCGAGCCGGGCGCCATCGTCGACATGGCGGGCACCGAGCTCGGGCGGCATGACGGGGTCATCCGCTACACCATCGGTCAGCGGAAAGGTCTGGGCCTCGGCGGGTTGGCCGAGCCGCTCTACGTGGTGCGCCTCGATCCCGAAACGCGTCAGGTGGTCGTCGGCCCGAAATCCGCGCTGGCCACCCGCCTCGTGCCGCTGCGCGAGATCAACTGGTTGGGCGATGCGCCGTTCGAGAGCCGGGCGGAGTGGCATGTCGGCGTGAAGGTGCGCTCGACCAAACCCCCGGTCGAGGCGGTGCTGCGGCCGCTGGGGCCAGACCGGGCCGAAGTCGAACTCTTCGCGCCGGAACAGGGGGTATCGCCCGGACAGGCCTGCGTGTTCTACGACCTCGATGGACCCCGAATCTTCGGCGGTGGGTGGATCTGGCGCGGCTATTGA
- a CDS encoding DUF1153 domain-containing protein, whose translation MYLRKGQGPHVVTLPNGTQMSRADLPPAGTTRWVARRKEAVVRGVQAGLLTLDEAIGRYELSEEEFAGWEAAMSNHGTDGLKTTLTQRYRQG comes from the coding sequence ATGTATTTAAGGAAAGGGCAGGGGCCACATGTGGTCACGCTGCCGAACGGGACGCAGATGTCGCGCGCCGACCTGCCGCCCGCGGGTACGACCCGATGGGTGGCCCGCCGGAAGGAGGCCGTGGTGCGCGGCGTGCAGGCGGGCCTGCTCACGCTCGACGAGGCGATCGGCCGCTACGAGCTGTCCGAGGAGGAGTTCGCGGGCTGGGAGGCGGCCATGTCGAACCACGGCACCGACGGGCTCAAGACCACTTTGACGCAACGGTACCGCCAGGGGTGA
- the ctrA gene encoding response regulator transcription factor CtrA — MRILLVEDDPTTSKSIEMMLGSANLNVYCTDMGEEGIDLAKLYDYDLILLDLNLPDINGHEVLKQLRLSRIETPILILSGSDDTENKIKGFGFGADDYMTKPFHRDELVARIHAIVRRSKGHSQSVIRTGTVAVNLDAKSVEVDGRSVHLTGKEYQMLELLSLRKGTTLTKEMFLNHLYGGMDEPELKIIDVFICKLRKKLTEATGGENHIETVWGRGYVLRDPETSAESQLISA, encoded by the coding sequence ATGCGAATCCTGCTCGTCGAAGACGACCCCACCACCTCGAAAAGCATCGAGATGATGCTCGGGTCCGCGAACCTGAACGTCTATTGCACGGACATGGGCGAGGAGGGAATCGATCTCGCCAAGCTTTACGATTACGACCTGATCCTGCTCGATCTGAACTTGCCCGACATCAACGGGCACGAGGTCCTCAAGCAGCTGCGGCTCAGCCGGATCGAGACGCCGATCCTGATCCTCTCCGGCTCCGACGACACTGAGAACAAGATCAAGGGCTTCGGCTTCGGCGCCGACGACTACATGACGAAGCCGTTCCACCGCGACGAGCTGGTCGCGCGCATCCACGCCATTGTCCGCCGCTCCAAGGGCCATTCGCAATCGGTCATCCGCACGGGCACCGTGGCGGTGAACCTCGATGCGAAATCGGTCGAGGTCGATGGCCGCTCCGTGCATCTCACCGGCAAGGAATACCAGATGCTCGAGCTTCTGAGCCTCCGGAAGGGCACGACCCTGACCAAGGAGATGTTTCTTAACCACCTCTATGGCGGCATGGACGAGCCGGAGCTGAAGATCATCGACGTGTTCATCTGCAAGCTGCGCAAGAAGCTGACCGAGGCGACCGGCGGCGAGAATCACATCGAGACGGTCTGGGGGCGGGGCTATGTTCTGCGCGACCCCGAAACCTCCGCCGAAAGCCAGCTCATCAGCGCCTGA